From one Streptomyces chromofuscus genomic stretch:
- a CDS encoding hydrophobic protein produces MVPLLLVLLLALILFGAGFALKALWWIAVIVIVLWLLGFVVRPTGTGGRRGRWYRW; encoded by the coding sequence ATGGTTCCCCTTCTTCTGGTTCTTCTGCTGGCGCTGATCCTTTTTGGTGCCGGTTTCGCGCTGAAGGCGCTGTGGTGGATCGCCGTCATCGTGATCGTGCTGTGGCTGCTGGGCTTCGTGGTCCGGCCGACCGGCACAGGCGGCCGACGCGGACGCTGGTACCGCTGGTAG